One window from the genome of Diceros bicornis minor isolate mBicDic1 chromosome 1, mDicBic1.mat.cur, whole genome shotgun sequence encodes:
- the LOC131407254 gene encoding sperm-associated acrosin inhibitor-like, translating to MSFFSSWIKAMFIIALAFPLYSETSFAPAPEFRFPPNCKLYSDPLQICTKELDPVCATNAKTYHNECTFCDEKMKNGHKFDFEHFGVC from the exons ATGTCTTTCTTCTCATCATGGATCAAAGCTATGTTCATCATTGCCTTGGCATTTCCTCTTTATTCTG AAACTTCTTTTGCACCTGCACCAGAATTCAGATTTCCG CCGAACTGTAAACTATATTCAGATCCTCTACAAATTTGCACCAAAGAGTTGGATCCAGTCTGTGCAACCAATGCAAAAACTTATCACAATGAATGTACTTTCTGCGATGAAAAGAT GAAAAATGGTCACAAAtttgattttgaacattttggtGTATGTTGA